A window of Amphiprion ocellaris isolate individual 3 ecotype Okinawa chromosome 12, ASM2253959v1, whole genome shotgun sequence contains these coding sequences:
- the emc7b gene encoding ER membrane protein complex subunit 7: protein MLQRERIPLQLIFLQAALVVAWCFTDVETGPGAGVSTQPNGDRFKIEGRAIVPGIKTQDWVSTARVLVEGEEYVGFLRTDGSFAVNDVPSGSYVVEVVTPTYRFEPVRVDITTKGKMRARLVNYIKTSEVIRQPYPLQIRASGPHSYFMKRETWGWTDFLMNPMVMMMVLPLLIIVLLPKVVNTNDPEMRKEMEQSMNMLNPNPELPDVSELMTKLFSGSKGSSKAGSSSKGTRPAAKRR from the exons ATGTTGCAGAGGGAGAGAATACCGCTGCAGCTGATTTTCCTTCAGGCTGCGCTCGTCGTGGCGTGGTGTTTCACTGACGTGGAAACGGGGCCTGGCGCAGGTGTATCGACTCAGCCGAACGGAGATCGCTTCAAAATCGAGGGAAGAGCAATAGTTCCGGGGATTAAAACACAAGATTGGGTATCCACAGCCAGAGTCCTGGTAGAGGGAGAAGAATATGTGGGGTTTCTGAG AACTGATGGGAGTTTTGCTGTGAATGATGTCCCTTCAGGATCTTATGTTGTGGAAGTTGTTACCCCCACCTATAGATTTGAACCAGTGCGTGTTGATATCACAACTAAGGGGAAAATGAG GGCGCGCCTTGTCAACTACATCAAGACATCAGAGGTAATTCGCCAGCCATACCCTCTTCAGATTAGAGCTAGCGGCCCCCACAGCTACTTCATGAAGAGAGAAACCTGGGGATGGACAGACTTCCTTATGAACCCAATG GTCATGATGATGGTGCTGCCCCTGCTGATCATTGTTTTGCTGCCCAAGGTGGTCAACACCAATGACCCAGAGATGAGAAAG gaaATGGAGCAATCCATGAACATGCTGAATCCCAACCCTGAGCTTCCAGACGTCTCTGAGCTCATGACCAAGCTCTTCTCTGGTTCCAAGGGCTCCAGCAaggcaggcagcagcagcaagggCACCAGGCCAGCTGCCAAGAGGAGGTAG
- the katnbl1 gene encoding KATNB1-like protein 1, with product MAAGKNVWQQEVFKVNQSKSNGFLQFCLHTSAEKNMKQVDIINKEELDKDRLQVHRRVRIQDKAKRLSSCKRKSCPLVEAGLKLHRRTSDVGHSCDPGMANKENELTCSDDVRGVHYNDNRGLPVNSAEASKMAGASSKYSDFTELSKDHEAMTHVLFGRNLRLKVALTLWRKNASELVAYLIRIQDTGVLLDCLPVLTNNLQAEAPCLSLGCCVDLMPQVKMILTSKYEEHIVVGLHWVQSVIRKWWPELSKNEKRLRDSCSEDRNIEVMKQRLKDLWKEGARLCTAPGSMGELAKAIEAYLLKLP from the exons ATGGCAGCTGGTAAGAATGTTTGGCAGCAGGAAGTCTTTAAGGTCAACCAGAGCAAATCCAATGGCTTTCTTCAATTCTGCCTGCATACTTCTGCTGAAAAGAACATGAAGCAG GTGGATATTATTAATAAGGAAGAATTAGATAAAGACAG ATTGCAGGTGCATCGCAGAGTACGCATTCAAGACAAAGCGAAGCGGTTGTCATCTTGCAAGAGGAAGAGTTGTCCATTGGTGGAGGCAGGTCTAAAGCTGCACCGCAGAACGTCCGATGTAGGCCATTCCTGTGACCCCGGCATGGCcaacaaagaaaatgagctgACGTGCTCCGATGATGTGCGGGGCGTTCACTACAATGACAACCGTGGGCTCCCAGTGAACTCTGCAGAGGCCTCCAAGATGGCAGGGGCCAGCTCCAAGTACAGTGACTTTACTGAG CTATCAAAGGACCACGAAGCTATGACCCACGTCCTTTTTGGAAGAAACCTTCGACTTAAAGTGGCCCTAACACTATGGCGAAAAAATGCCAGTGAATTAGTGGCCTACCTTATAAg AATTCAAGACACAGGGGTGTTGCTTGACTGCTTACCTGTCTTAACAAACAA CCTTCAAGCTGAAGCACCATGTTTGTCACTTGGCTGCTGCGTTGACCTCATGCCGCAAGTCAAAATGATACTTACCAGTAAATATGAAGA gCATATAGTGGTCGGTTTACACTGGGTTCAATCCGTCATCAGGAAATGGTGGCCAGAACTttctaaaaatgagaaaagactgCGGGACAGTTGTTCAGAAGACAG GAATATTGAAGTCATGAAGCAGCGGTTGAAGGACTTGTGGAAGGAAGGAGCCCGATTATGTACGGCTCCAGGATCTATGGGAGAACTGGCCAAG GCCATCGAGGCTTATCTATTGAAGCTGCCCTGA
- the chrm5b gene encoding muscarinic acetylcholine receptor M5b, which translates to MDHQNSTFGNTSNVQDAPHSLWEVITIATVSAIVSLITIVGNVLVMLSFKVNSQLKTVNNYYLLSLAFADLIIGVLSMNLYTTYILMGYWSLGNLACDLWLAVDYVASNASVMNLLVISFDRYFSITRPLTYRAKRTPKRAAIMIGLAWLVSFVLWAPPILCWQYFVGERTVPVDKCEIQFLTNPVITFGTAIAAFYIPVSVMTILYCRIYKETQKRTKDLAELQGLTKENVPEGTKPQKTIIHSCFHFTRERRDQSQASWSSSNQSNATKTTTRSDEAWAKADQITSFNSYTSSEEEEHRVSVETPQGSFKEQGSGQSNKNGQATDYTEDPYFSTPQKKNNKKCISYKFKPGSKGKNGNPTSATPCPPEAEQPAKNASPSTSSTTSKPMDPTLKNQITKRKRMVLVKEKKAAQTLSAILLAFILTWTPYNIMVLISTFCADCIPMSLWHLGYWLCYVNSTINPMCYALCNKTFQKTFRMLLLCQWRRRRRGDDKLYWGGQNPNVNNKMT; encoded by the coding sequence ATGGATCACCAAAACAGCACTTTTGGCAACACTTCAAATGTCCAGGATGCTCCTCACAGCCTCTGGGAGGTTATAACCATCGCTACAGTGTCAGCCATTGTCAGCCTAATAACTATAGTTGGTAATGTCCTGGTGATGCTCTCCTTTAAAGTAAACAGCCAACTTAAGACTGTAAACAACTACTATCTGCTGAGTTTGGCATTTGCTGACCTCATCATAGGAGTGCTGTCCATGAACTTATACACCACATATATACTGATGGGTTACTGGTCCTTGGGGAACCTTGCATGTGATCTCTGGCTAGCAGTGGACTATGTGGCCAGCAATGCGTCAGTTATGAACTTACTTGTTATCAGCTTTGACAGATACTTCTCCATTACAAGGCCGTTGACTTACAGGGCAAAGAGGACTCCAAAGAGAGCTGCCATCATGATTGGCCTGGCATGGCTGGTGTCGTTTGTCCTCTGGGCACCGCCTATTCTGTGCTGGCAGTACTTTGTAGGAGAGAGAACAGTGCCTGTGGACAAGTGCGAAATCCAGTTTTTGACAAACCCTGTGATCACATTTGGGACAGCTATTGCTGCTTTCTATATCCCAGTCTCTGTTATGACCATCCTTTACTGCAGGATCTACAAGGAAACGCAAAAACGGACAAAAGACCTAGCAGAGCTGCAAGGGCTCACAAAAGAAAATGTTCCAGAGGGAactaaaccacagaaaacaataattcattcttgttttcatttcaccaGAGAGAGAAGAGACCAGAGTCAGGCTTCCTGGTCCTCATCTAATCAAAGCAATGCCACTAAAACTACCACTAGATCAGATGAGGCATGGGCAAAAGCAGACCAGATCACTTCTTTTAACAGCTACACATCatcagaggaagaggagcatCGTGTATCAGTAGAAACCCCACAAGGATCTTTCAAAGAGCAAGGCAGTGGACAGAGTAACAAGAATGGGCAGGCGACTGATTATACAGAAGATCCATACTTTTCCACTCCTCAAAAGAAGAACAATAAAAAGTGCATCTCTTATAAGTTTAAGCCCGGCTCAAAAGGTAAAAACGGTAATCCCACAAGTGCTACACCTTGCCCACCTGAAGCAGAGCAGCCTGCCAAAAACGCCtctccctccacctcttccACCACCTCCAAACCCATGGACCCCACCCTGAAGAACCAAATCACCAAGAGAAAGAGGATGGTGCtggtgaaggagaagaaggcagCACAGACTCTCAGTGCCATCCTCCTGGCCTTCATCCTCACATGGACACCATACAACATCATGGTGCTCATCTCAACTTTCTGTGCTGACTGCATCCCCATGTCTCTCTGGCACCTGGGCTACTGGCTGTGCTACGTCAACAGCACCATTAATCCCATGTGCTACGCTCTCTGCAACAAGACCTTCCAGAAGACCTTCCGCATGCTTCTGCTGTGCCagtggagaaggaggaggagaggcgaCGACAAGTTGTACTGGGGTGGACAAAACCCAAATGTCAACAATAAAATGACTTGA